The DNA window GGAAGGGAAAGCGGATGCGGCTCTGGCGGCTTCCTTATTCCACTATAAAGAACTGGAAATCCGGGAAGTAAAAGAATACTTGAGAGAAAAAGGCGTATCCGTACGTCTGTAATGGAAAAGGAGAAGAACAGCATGGCGGCGATCAGCAACGACTGGCTTGAAGTCCTGCAGGATGAGTTTAAGAAGCCATATTATAAACAATTGTTCCAGACGGTAAACCAGGAGTACCGGACCAGGAAGATCTTTCCCCCGGCAGAGGACATTTTCAACGCGTTCCATCTGACCCCTTTCCATCAGGTGAAGGTGGTGATCTTAGGACAGGATCCTTACCATAATTACGGACAGGCCCATGGCCTTTGCTTTTCCGTAAGGAAAGGAGTGGAGATCCCGCCGTCCCTGGTCAATATCTATCAGGAGCTTCATGACGATCTGGGCTGTACGATCCCAGACCATGGGTGCCTCACAAAGTGGGCGGAGCAGGGCGTGCTGATGCTGAATACCGTACTGACTGTACGGGCCCATCAGGCCCATTCCCATCGGGATATTGGCTGGGAGGAATTTACAGACGCGGTGATAAGGGCCTTAAACAAGGAGGATCGGCCGATTGTCTTTATCCTGTGGGGAGCGCCGGCTCAGCGCAAGGCATCCATGCTTGATAACCCAAATCATTTGATCCTAAAATCGCCTCATCCAAGTCCTTTGTCCGCGTTTAGGGGATTCTTTGGGAGCCGGCCCTTTAGCAAGACCAACGCTTTTTTGAAGGAGCATGGGGAAACG is part of the Lachnospiraceae bacterium KGMB03038 genome and encodes:
- a CDS encoding uracil-DNA glycosylase; translated protein: MAAISNDWLEVLQDEFKKPYYKQLFQTVNQEYRTRKIFPPAEDIFNAFHLTPFHQVKVVILGQDPYHNYGQAHGLCFSVRKGVEIPPSLVNIYQELHDDLGCTIPDHGCLTKWAEQGVLMLNTVLTVRAHQAHSHRDIGWEEFTDAVIRALNKEDRPIVFILWGAPAQRKASMLDNPNHLILKSPHPSPLSAFRGFFGSRPFSKTNAFLKEHGETEIDWQIDWTPMGR